In one Flavobacteriales bacterium genomic region, the following are encoded:
- a CDS encoding S41 family peptidase translates to MRYIGVSYRTPLIVPFRHAALVGALVLSAALTAQPVPPPSAADPATTGKLESLLYHIDRMYVDDVDKQKLVDAAIVRMLEELDPHSIYIPKEELEEVNEPLKGNFEGVGIQFNIIRDTIYVVDAIPGGPSERLGIRAGDRILSIEGENAAGAGFKNSDVMKRLRGKKGTKVAVAVARKGEPAPLDFVITRDKIPIYSVEASYMASPQVGYIKVSRFSATTMKEFREKMDELKAKGMQDLILDLQGNGGGYLRTAIEMSDEFLGDRKLIVYTQGRTSAREDTYSTKEGRFEKGRLVVLVDEGSASASEIVSGAIQDWDRGLIVGRRSFGKGLVQRPVMLPDGSAVRLTVSRYYTPSGRCIQKPYDDGVEAYRGEKVARLAAGELTSADSVHLADTVKYYTMNKRVVYGGGGILPDVFVPIDTTQSSAYFGQLVRKGVLNTFALSYVDDHREELKQRYAGPDQFRQAFQVGDVMLDALEAYAAKEGIAPDAAGMDRSQALIALRLKALLARDLWDTSAYWQMINAENPVDRSFQKALEVLSDDSFQRLGMSR, encoded by the coding sequence ATGCGTTACATTGGCGTCTCATACCGCACTCCATTGATCGTCCCCTTCCGCCACGCCGCCCTGGTCGGCGCTTTGGTGCTATCCGCAGCGCTCACGGCACAACCGGTGCCGCCCCCGTCAGCTGCCGACCCTGCCACCACCGGAAAGCTCGAATCCCTGCTCTACCACATCGACCGCATGTACGTGGACGATGTGGACAAGCAGAAGCTCGTTGACGCGGCCATCGTGCGGATGCTCGAGGAGCTGGACCCGCATTCGATCTACATCCCCAAAGAGGAGCTTGAGGAGGTGAACGAGCCGCTGAAGGGCAACTTCGAGGGCGTCGGCATCCAGTTCAACATCATCCGCGATACGATCTACGTGGTGGATGCCATACCTGGCGGTCCCAGCGAACGCCTCGGAATCCGGGCAGGCGACCGCATCCTCTCCATCGAGGGCGAGAATGCCGCCGGTGCGGGCTTCAAGAACAGCGATGTGATGAAGCGCCTGCGCGGGAAGAAGGGGACCAAGGTGGCGGTGGCAGTGGCACGCAAGGGCGAGCCGGCCCCGCTGGATTTCGTGATCACCCGGGACAAGATCCCCATCTACAGCGTGGAGGCCAGCTACATGGCCTCGCCCCAGGTGGGCTACATCAAGGTGAGCCGCTTCAGCGCCACCACCATGAAGGAATTCCGGGAGAAGATGGACGAACTGAAAGCCAAGGGTATGCAGGACCTGATCCTCGACCTGCAGGGCAATGGCGGCGGCTATCTGCGGACGGCCATCGAGATGAGCGATGAATTCCTCGGCGACCGCAAGCTCATCGTGTACACGCAGGGGCGCACCTCGGCCCGCGAGGACACCTATTCCACGAAGGAGGGCCGCTTCGAGAAGGGCCGGCTGGTGGTGCTCGTGGACGAAGGCAGCGCCAGTGCCAGCGAGATCGTGAGCGGTGCGATCCAGGACTGGGACCGTGGACTCATCGTAGGCCGCAGGAGCTTCGGCAAAGGGCTCGTGCAGCGGCCGGTGATGCTCCCCGATGGCAGTGCCGTGCGGCTCACGGTGAGCCGCTACTACACCCCCAGCGGCCGCTGCATCCAGAAACCCTATGACGACGGCGTGGAGGCCTATCGCGGCGAGAAGGTCGCCCGGCTGGCAGCGGGCGAGCTCACCAGCGCCGACAGCGTGCACCTGGCCGATACGGTGAAGTACTACACGATGAACAAGCGCGTGGTCTACGGTGGAGGAGGCATCCTGCCCGACGTTTTCGTGCCGATCGATACCACCCAGAGCAGCGCCTACTTCGGCCAGCTGGTGCGCAAAGGGGTGCTGAACACCTTCGCCCTCTCCTATGTGGATGACCATCGCGAGGAGCTCAAGCAGCGTTATGCGGGACCGGATCAGTTCCGCCAAGCCTTCCAGGTGGGCGACGTGATGCTCGATGCCTTGGAAGCCTATGCCGCCAAGGAGGGCATCGCTCCCGATGCCGCGGGGATGGATCGCTCCCAGGCCCTGATCGCCCTGCGGCTGAAGGCCCTGCTGGCACGCGACCTCTGGGACACCAGCGCCTACTGGCAGATGATCAATGCGGAGAATCCCGTGGACCGCAGCTTCCAGAAGGCCCTGGAGGTGCTGTCCGATGACAGCTTCCAGCGGCTGGGCATGTCGCGTTGA
- a CDS encoding DUF1573 domain-containing protein, with amino-acid sequence MKDKIQIALLGVIAVALGVIAWGQLSGTGSDSGSNVVAAASSAASPAGQSFDPMANTSAPVVDNTPKTTLNFGKYEHDFGTVKQDSKNKYVFTFTNTGKEPLIIESATGSCGCTVPNYPKAPIPPGGTGDIEVEYSPGKQENAQTKTVKVVANTEPKETELRIKAFVQPGTGNPNAGGEGQTITIGQ; translated from the coding sequence ATGAAAGACAAGATCCAGATCGCATTGCTCGGCGTCATCGCCGTGGCGCTCGGCGTCATCGCCTGGGGCCAGCTCTCCGGCACGGGAAGCGACTCCGGCAGCAACGTTGTGGCCGCCGCGAGCAGCGCAGCCTCCCCTGCAGGCCAGTCGTTCGACCCTATGGCCAACACCAGCGCTCCCGTGGTGGACAACACCCCGAAGACGACGCTGAACTTCGGCAAGTACGAGCACGATTTCGGCACCGTGAAGCAGGACTCGAAGAACAAGTACGTCTTCACCTTCACCAACACCGGCAAGGAGCCGCTGATCATCGAGAGCGCCACCGGCAGCTGCGGCTGCACGGTGCCCAACTACCCCAAGGCGCCGATCCCCCCGGGCGGCACGGGCGACATTGAAGTGGAGTACAGCCCCGGCAAGCAGGAGAACGCCCAGACGAAGACGGTGAAGGTGGTGGCCAACACCGAGCCCAAGGAGACCGAGCTCCGCATCAAGGCCTTCGTGCAACCCGGCACCGGCAACCCCAACGCCGGCGGCGAAGGCCAGACCATCACCATCGGTCAGTAA
- a CDS encoding 4a-hydroxytetrahydrobiopterin dehydratase, with the protein MSAWVEAQGALCRTFRFADFSEAFAFMTRVALLAEQHGHHPEWTNVWNTVTIRLSTHDAGGAVTEKDHRLAAAIDRLVG; encoded by the coding sequence ATGAGCGCTTGGGTAGAGGCGCAGGGCGCCCTCTGTCGCACCTTCCGTTTCGCCGACTTCAGCGAGGCGTTCGCATTCATGACCAGGGTGGCGCTGCTGGCCGAGCAGCACGGCCACCATCCGGAGTGGACCAACGTGTGGAATACCGTGACCATCCGGCTGAGCACGCACGATGCCGGTGGGGCTGTCACCGAGAAGGACCACCGGCTGGCGGCTGCGATTGACCGGTTGGTGGGCTAG
- a CDS encoding S46 family peptidase — translation MRYIRLFLLGLFVQASAASAHEGMWLPTLLKGIEGDLQAAGLKLSAEDIYSINRGSLKDAIVLFGGGCTAEVVSGQGLILTNHHCGFGAITDHSTVENDRLKNGFWAAGKSEELKNPGLTATFIVRMEDVTERIAPQLSGAPDEAARRELLVKAAKPLVDEAVAGTHFKAVVRPFNYGNSFYLIVTETFRDVRLVGAPPAAIGKFGGDTDNWMWPRHNADFSLFRIYTGPDGKPAEPSDANIPMKPRHVLPISLDGVKEGDFAMIFGFPGQTQRYLSSYAVEYVMEKSDPMRIEMRTASLAVIDAAMRASDRTRLQYADKQAGISNAWKKWIGELRGLKELGTLERKRAYEREYQEKARAAGMAPYAEALPQLKQLYGDYVPFATARDLFVEMAYYGPEVLRFADGFKEVVEQHDALRKEGKLAPESLKAMEAAKAYFANYDAEVDKRVFKALLPIYRKHMPAHLLPPVLKEVDTRYRGDTDAWVDAIYARSAFTDEGRLRKALGNPSAGAMKRLAKDPAFRVSRSFFSTFLDQVRPPHAQLSDRIETAMRTYVKGMMEMYPERTYWPDANSTLRLSYGAVEGSLPRDGVRYVHRTTLDGVLEKYVPGDAEFDVPQRLLELHRTKDYGPYGEGDEMPVCFTSSLHTTGGNSGSPVLNGRGELIGLNFDRTWESTMSDIQFDPGKCRNICVDARYLLFIIDKFAGAGHLVQEMTLVRREPPHMIDLPIHR, via the coding sequence ATGCGCTACATCCGGCTATTCCTTCTTGGCCTGTTCGTGCAGGCGTCTGCCGCATCCGCCCATGAGGGCATGTGGCTGCCCACGCTCCTCAAGGGCATCGAGGGCGACCTGCAGGCGGCGGGCCTCAAGCTGAGCGCCGAGGATATCTACAGCATCAATCGCGGCAGCCTGAAGGATGCCATCGTGCTCTTCGGCGGCGGCTGCACCGCGGAGGTGGTCAGCGGGCAGGGCCTCATCCTCACCAATCACCATTGCGGCTTCGGTGCCATCACCGACCACAGCACCGTGGAGAACGATCGGCTCAAGAACGGTTTCTGGGCGGCCGGGAAGTCCGAAGAGCTGAAGAACCCCGGGCTCACGGCCACCTTCATCGTGCGCATGGAGGATGTCACCGAGCGGATCGCGCCGCAGCTGAGCGGAGCGCCCGATGAGGCGGCGCGCAGGGAACTCCTGGTAAAGGCCGCCAAGCCGCTGGTGGACGAGGCGGTGGCGGGCACCCACTTCAAGGCCGTGGTGCGCCCCTTCAACTACGGCAACAGCTTCTACCTCATCGTCACGGAGACCTTCCGGGATGTGCGACTGGTGGGGGCGCCGCCTGCGGCCATCGGCAAGTTCGGTGGCGACACGGACAATTGGATGTGGCCCAGGCACAATGCCGACTTCAGCCTCTTCCGGATCTACACCGGGCCGGACGGCAAGCCCGCCGAGCCCAGTGATGCGAACATCCCCATGAAGCCGAGGCACGTGCTTCCCATCAGCCTTGACGGCGTGAAGGAGGGGGATTTCGCCATGATCTTCGGATTCCCGGGCCAGACGCAGCGCTACTTGAGCAGCTATGCCGTGGAGTATGTGATGGAGAAGTCCGACCCCATGCGCATCGAGATGCGGACCGCCAGCCTGGCGGTGATCGATGCCGCCATGCGGGCCAGCGACCGTACGCGCCTTCAGTACGCCGACAAGCAGGCGGGCATCAGCAATGCCTGGAAGAAGTGGATCGGCGAGCTCAGAGGGCTGAAGGAACTGGGCACGCTCGAGCGGAAGCGGGCCTACGAGCGCGAGTACCAGGAGAAGGCCCGTGCAGCCGGCATGGCGCCCTATGCCGAGGCCCTGCCGCAGCTGAAGCAGCTCTACGGCGATTACGTGCCTTTTGCTACGGCCCGCGACCTGTTCGTGGAGATGGCCTACTACGGTCCGGAGGTGCTGCGCTTCGCCGATGGCTTCAAGGAGGTGGTGGAGCAGCACGATGCATTGCGGAAGGAGGGGAAGCTGGCCCCGGAGTCCCTGAAGGCCATGGAGGCCGCGAAGGCCTACTTCGCCAACTACGATGCCGAAGTGGACAAGCGCGTGTTCAAGGCCCTGCTGCCCATCTACCGGAAGCACATGCCGGCGCACCTGCTGCCACCGGTATTGAAGGAGGTGGACACGCGTTACCGCGGCGATACCGATGCCTGGGTGGATGCGATCTACGCGCGGAGCGCCTTCACCGATGAGGGCAGGCTGCGCAAGGCACTGGGCAATCCATCCGCCGGGGCCATGAAGCGATTGGCCAAGGACCCCGCCTTCCGGGTGTCGCGCAGCTTCTTCAGCACCTTCCTCGACCAGGTCCGGCCGCCTCATGCGCAGCTCAGCGACCGCATCGAGACCGCCATGCGCACCTACGTGAAAGGCATGATGGAGATGTATCCGGAGCGGACATATTGGCCCGACGCGAACAGCACCCTGCGCTTGAGCTATGGTGCCGTGGAGGGCAGCCTGCCGCGTGATGGCGTCCGCTACGTCCACAGGACCACGCTCGACGGCGTTCTGGAGAAGTACGTGCCGGGCGATGCCGAGTTCGATGTGCCCCAGCGGCTGCTCGAGCTCCATCGGACCAAGGACTACGGTCCTTATGGCGAAGGCGATGAGATGCCCGTCTGCTTCACTTCCTCGCTGCACACCACGGGCGGCAATAGCGGCAGTCCGGTGCTCAACGGGCGTGGCGAGCTCATCGGCCTGAACTTCGACCGCACCTGGGAGAGCACGATGAGCGATATCCAGTTCGACCCCGGGAAGTGCCGCAATATCTGCGTGGACGCGCGCTACCTCCTCTTCATCATCGACAAGTTCGCCGGGGCCGGGCATCTGGTGCAGGAGATGACCTTGGTGCGCCGCGAACCGCCCCATATGATCGACCTGCCCATTCACCGATGA
- a CDS encoding sigma-70 family RNA polymerase sigma factor: MPAPPTEPEEIRRAQADPARFGPLYDRYFADVFRFVLRRAGDRELTADITQQCFLKALLSLSRYQDRGLPFRAWLFRIALNELRMHWRKRREVVIDLDYQRVRGLGEELELNPDPDDMQRLAAALSHLDEARAQLIQLRFMDGMSYLEVGQVLGIGEDAAKMRTHRALAVLRAYLSKRA; this comes from the coding sequence ATGCCCGCACCGCCAACGGAACCGGAGGAGATACGGCGCGCCCAAGCTGATCCGGCTCGGTTCGGCCCGCTGTACGACCGCTATTTCGCCGATGTGTTCCGATTCGTGCTCCGGCGTGCCGGCGACCGTGAGCTCACCGCGGACATCACCCAGCAGTGCTTCCTGAAGGCCCTTTTGTCGTTGTCGCGCTACCAGGACCGCGGCCTGCCCTTCCGCGCCTGGCTCTTCCGCATCGCGCTCAACGAGCTGCGCATGCATTGGCGCAAGCGCCGCGAGGTGGTGATCGACCTGGACTACCAGCGCGTCCGCGGTTTGGGCGAAGAGCTGGAACTGAATCCCGACCCCGACGACATGCAGCGGCTGGCCGCCGCGCTCTCCCACCTCGATGAAGCCCGCGCTCAGCTGATCCAGCTGCGATTCATGGATGGCATGAGCTACCTGGAGGTGGGCCAGGTGCTGGGCATCGGAGAGGATGCCGCCAAGATGCGCACCCATCGCGCCCTCGCCGTCCTGCGGGCCTATCTTTCCAAGCGGGCATGA